Proteins from a single region of Hordeum vulgare subsp. vulgare chromosome 6H, MorexV3_pseudomolecules_assembly, whole genome shotgun sequence:
- the LOC123405992 gene encoding uncharacterized protein LOC123405992, whose product MMKHFAAVFASLLAVAGLAATASGVRFQATNNATMTPGGQRFDREYGVGYAVQVMSEASYFTWNIFNQTAPADRRPAVDDRVKLVVNFVSSNILAFERDSESSITLNAGYVNNITGDVRTLVTGLLYHEVTHVWQWGQQDTSRTHSWIYEGMADFVRLRAGYAAPYWLQPGQGSSWDTGYDVTAWFLNYCDELRPGFVAVLNERLKDGYSDDDFLQIMGKPVQELWRDYKAKYGG is encoded by the coding sequence ATGATGAAGCACTTCGCTGCAGTGTTCGCTTCCTTGCTCGCGGTCGCCGGCCTCGCCGCCACGGCTTCCGGCGTGAGGTTCCAGGCAACGAACAACGCGACGATGACCCCCGGCGGGCAGCGCTTCGACCGGGAATACGGCGTGGGATACGCGGTGCAGGTCATGTCGGAGGCCTCCTACTTCACCTGGAATATCTTCAACCAGACGGCGCCCGCGGACCGCAGGCCCGCCGTGGACGACCGCGTCAAGCTCGTCGTCAACTTCGTAAGCAGCAACATCCTCGCCTTCGAACGCGACAGCGAGAGCAGCATCACGCTCAACGCGGGCTACGTCAACAACATCACCGGCGACGTGAGGACGCTGGTGACGGGGTTGCTGTACCACGAGGTGACGCACGTGTGGCAATGGGGGCAGCAGGACACGAGCCGGACCCACTCGTGGATCTACGAGGGGATGGCCGACTTCGTCCGGCTGCGCGCGGGCTATGCGGCGCCCTACTGGCTGCAGCCAGGGCAGGGGAGCAGCTGGGACACGGGCTACGACGTCACGGCGTGGTTCCTGAACTACTGCGACGAGCTGAGACCGGGGTTCGTGGCGGTGCTCAACGAGAGGCTCAAGGACGGGTACAGCGACGACGACTTCTTGCAGATTATGGGCAAGCCCGTGCAGGAGCTGTGGAGGGATTACAAGGCCAAGTACGGAGGCTAG